In the genome of Megalops cyprinoides isolate fMegCyp1 chromosome 7, fMegCyp1.pri, whole genome shotgun sequence, one region contains:
- the LOC118780859 gene encoding protein shisa-4-like: MSPAAIILPALATVLSAWQASANEDCLWYVDKNGTWHNGFDCPLISFCCGNCHHRYCCLDSFKMIREREQKRCMLFQISPSTIAGIASSVLLFVVIITTAVCCFMCSCCYLYRCRQERRHATPYEAQQIPMATPVNPMYDAYGKPIGQPDYQHPGYPTAPQNPPPYQPGMAQHYPMPQGPYPPYPPANLGYGQAVPPPYAPPQYPGQ, translated from the exons ATGTCCCCAGCAGCGATAATTTTGCCGGCGCTCGCCACGGTCCTCTCCGCTTGGCAGG CGAGCGCCAACGAGGACTGCCTGTGGTACGTGGACAAGAATGGCACCTGGCACAACGGCTTTGACTGCCCACTCATCTCCTTCTGCTGCGGGAACTGCCACCATCGGTACTGCTGCCTGGACAGCTTCAAGAtgatcagagagagggaacagaagCGCTGCATGCTCTTCCAGATCag CCCCTCCACCATAGCGGGCATCGCCTCGTCTGTCCTGCTGTTCGTGGTCATCATCACCACGGCGGTGTGCTGCTTCATGTGCTCCTGCTGCTACCTGTACCGCTGCCGCCAGGAGCGCCGCCATGCCACGCCATATGAAG CCCAACAGATCCCAATGGCCACCCCTGTAAATCCCATGTACGATGCTTACGGGAAACCAATAGGGCAACCTGATTACCAGCACCCGGGCTATCCGACCGCACCACAGAACCCACCCCCGTACCAGCCTGGTATGGCCCAGCATTATCCCATGCCCCAGGGACCATACCCACCCTACCCTCCGGCCAACCTTGGATATGGTCAAGCAG TACCCCCTCCGTATGCCCCACCGCAGTACCCAGGCCAGTGA